The Methanothrix sp. genome has a segment encoding these proteins:
- a CDS encoding radical SAM protein: MEYLFGPVLSRRLGLSMGVDLLRHKTCNMDCIYCELGRTGCLSCRRERFVPLQELLQEIREKRNEPFDYLTFAGSGEPTLSQDLGRAVAFAKRTVSAPVAVITNSSLLVSPAVRREVAAADVVLPSLDAASPAVFQKIDRPAQGLKIEEIIQGIKQFRREFSGEIWLEVMLVAGINDHEADLIARVAESTEPDRIQLNTVIRRPAEPVLPLSEEEMLRMLEIFPGAELIPDWDWRVPADISKRILESLSSTLCTLEEICRLHHLSSIDAIKYCKILENDGLITRRIIEGKLCFQSSKDRAAETEQAAEK; encoded by the coding sequence ATGGAATACCTATTCGGACCTGTGCTCTCCCGCCGCCTGGGGCTCTCCATGGGGGTGGACCTGCTCAGGCATAAGACCTGCAATATGGACTGCATCTACTGCGAGCTGGGCCGGACCGGCTGTCTGAGCTGCAGACGGGAGAGGTTCGTCCCCCTGCAAGAGCTGCTGCAGGAGATCAGGGAGAAGAGGAATGAGCCCTTCGATTACCTGACCTTTGCCGGATCGGGCGAGCCGACTTTGAGCCAGGATCTGGGACGAGCAGTGGCTTTCGCCAAGAGGACGGTGTCCGCCCCTGTGGCGGTGATCACGAATAGCAGCCTTTTGGTCAGCCCTGCAGTACGAAGGGAGGTTGCTGCTGCGGATGTGGTTCTTCCCTCCCTTGATGCTGCCTCCCCAGCCGTCTTCCAGAAGATAGACCGTCCGGCTCAGGGCCTGAAGATCGAGGAGATAATCCAGGGCATCAAGCAGTTTCGCCGGGAGTTCTCGGGAGAGATCTGGCTGGAGGTGATGCTGGTGGCCGGGATAAACGATCATGAGGCAGATCTGATCGCCCGGGTGGCGGAATCGACTGAGCCGGATAGAATCCAGCTGAACACTGTGATCAGGAGGCCTGCTGAGCCAGTCTTGCCCCTGAGCGAGGAGGAGATGCTTCGGATGCTGGAGATCTTTCCCGGAGCGGAGCTGATTCCTGACTGGGATTGGAGGGTCCCGGCTGATATCAGCAAAAGAATTTTAGAGAGCCTGAGCAGCACCCTTTGCACCCTGGAGGAGATCTGCCGCCTTCATCATCTGAGCAGCATCGATGCTATCAAATACTGCAAGATCCTGGAGAACGATGGCCTTATAACCAGAAGGATCATTGAGGGAAAGCTCTGCTTTCAGAGCAGCAAAGACAGAGCAGCAGAGACAGAGCAGGCGGCGGAAAAGTGA
- a CDS encoding methionine adenosyltransferase, with protein sequence MKRNIKVERLNQRPLEQQEIELVERKGIGHPDSVADGLAESISRALCQEYINRFGAVLHHNTDKTQIVAGRSKPAFGGGEVICPLYILLTGRATRVFKEEEIPVDTIAIKAARQLLADSLSNLDVNNHIILDAKIGMGSSDLRDVFGRKVPSANDTSFGVGYAPLSQTEKIVFETERELMNLKKSIPAIGEDIKVMGMRQGDAINLTIACALVDRHVANLKEYADTKREIVEHVIDFARQFTSRKVSAQMNVADDIEEGSIYITVTGSSAEMGDDGAVGRGNRANGLITPNRPMSLEATCGKNPINHVGKIYNLLSIEAAKQIAAEVQGIEEVYIKILSQIGRPIDEPHIASVQIVPKEGVDIKSLQAGATEILDDWLANIPKLQQMLFRGELSTY encoded by the coding sequence ATGAAGAGAAACATCAAGGTTGAACGCCTCAACCAAAGGCCTTTGGAGCAGCAGGAGATAGAGCTGGTGGAGCGCAAGGGCATAGGCCATCCGGATAGCGTAGCAGATGGCCTCGCAGAGTCCATAAGCCGGGCTTTATGCCAAGAGTACATCAATCGATTTGGGGCGGTGCTGCACCACAACACCGATAAGACCCAGATAGTGGCTGGAAGGTCCAAACCAGCATTTGGAGGTGGTGAGGTCATCTGCCCGCTATATATCCTGCTCACCGGCAGGGCCACCAGGGTCTTCAAGGAGGAGGAGATCCCTGTGGACACCATCGCCATCAAAGCCGCCCGCCAGCTCCTCGCAGACTCCCTCTCCAACCTGGATGTCAACAACCACATCATCCTCGATGCCAAGATCGGTATGGGCTCCTCCGATCTGCGGGATGTCTTCGGGCGGAAGGTTCCATCCGCCAATGATACCTCTTTTGGCGTGGGCTATGCCCCCCTCTCTCAGACTGAGAAAATCGTCTTTGAGACTGAGCGGGAGCTCATGAATCTCAAGAAGAGCATTCCCGCCATTGGCGAGGACATAAAGGTCATGGGAATGCGCCAGGGGGATGCCATCAACCTCACCATCGCCTGCGCCCTGGTGGACAGGCATGTGGCAAATCTGAAAGAGTATGCAGACACGAAAAGGGAGATCGTGGAGCATGTGATCGATTTCGCCCGGCAGTTCACCTCTCGCAAGGTATCAGCCCAGATGAATGTGGCAGATGACATCGAGGAGGGGTCGATCTATATCACAGTCACAGGAAGCTCAGCAGAGATGGGAGATGACGGTGCAGTGGGCAGGGGCAACCGGGCCAATGGCCTCATCACCCCCAACCGCCCCATGAGCCTGGAGGCGACCTGCGGCAAGAACCCCATCAACCACGTGGGCAAGATCTACAACCTCCTCTCCATCGAGGCGGCAAAGCAGATCGCTGCTGAGGTGCAGGGAATCGAGGAGGTCTACATCAAGATTCTCTCTCAGATAGGAAGGCCCATCGATGAGCCCCATATCGCCAGCGTGCAGATAGTTCCCAAGGAGGGAGTGGACATAAAATCGCTGCAGGCGGGGGCAACTGAGATCCTGGACGACTGGCTGGCAAACATACCAAAGCTGCAGCAGATGCTCTTCCGGGGCGAGCTGAGCACCTATTGA
- a CDS encoding ATP-binding protein, with the protein MQEDMQKGAQEGAQRRMQKGASKNVQKGVPKDVQKNVPKDVQKGMPKNVQKGAQKSMQEAPSFDNRSMVLDYISHNPGSHMRKIARDLDMRLSTLRYHLDYLEKKGSIVCQRQNNLKVYFVQGKLKPMEKTLAPLLQQKRFRDIILILIESPGLKFSQIVNSLSISPSTASKHINILEDKKIIYHERSGREKKYFVNDKDSVIELLATYKQMMTNMSYEIRTPMNTIIGMTSLLLDEKLTPKQRDFVEAIMVSGDALMSIINNILDFSRIEREKTAIELEEFILSDCIEEALDSVALMAGEKGLNLAYKIDRAMAAGICSDRNKLKQILVRLLDDVVRFTEKGEVLISASSKDCAGYCEVHFTISDTGTGITPERMEILFESYSEVMDRLSRSFCQTDFESFSGIDSPQGGNPGASIGLAISRRLVEMMGGRIWAESIPGKGSTFHFFIKARQADLKSPYSGIQPRLEGKRILIIGKSATNKDILRHIALDWGILPVAVEWSESTRNLIQSAIPFDLILLDTWGGR; encoded by the coding sequence ATGCAAGAGGATATGCAAAAGGGCGCGCAGGAGGGTGCGCAAAGGAGGATGCAAAAGGGCGCGTCTAAAAATGTGCAGAAGGGCGTGCCTAAAGATGTGCAGAAGAACGTGCCTAAAGATGTGCAGAAGGGCATGCCTAAAAATGTGCAGAAGGGCGCCCAAAAGAGTATGCAAGAGGCCCCGTCCTTTGATAACAGGAGTATGGTTCTGGACTATATATCGCATAACCCCGGCTCACATATGAGAAAGATCGCCAGGGACCTTGATATGCGTCTATCCACTCTTCGCTACCACCTTGATTATCTGGAGAAGAAGGGCTCTATTGTCTGCCAAAGACAGAACAATTTGAAGGTCTATTTTGTTCAAGGCAAGCTGAAACCCATGGAGAAGACATTGGCACCCCTTCTTCAGCAGAAGCGCTTTCGCGATATAATTCTCATTCTGATTGAATCTCCCGGCCTGAAATTCTCCCAGATCGTCAACAGCCTGTCCATCAGTCCCTCCACAGCCTCAAAACACATTAATATATTGGAAGATAAAAAAATTATATACCATGAAAGGTCCGGCAGGGAGAAAAAATATTTTGTAAACGATAAGGATAGTGTGATCGAGCTTCTCGCTACCTACAAGCAGATGATGACCAATATGAGTTATGAGATTCGCACCCCTATGAATACCATCATAGGCATGACCAGCCTGCTTTTGGATGAGAAGCTTACCCCTAAGCAGAGGGACTTCGTGGAGGCGATAATGGTGAGCGGTGATGCCCTCATGTCCATTATCAACAACATCCTCGATTTCTCCAGAATAGAGAGGGAAAAGACAGCTATTGAACTGGAGGAATTCATCCTGAGCGACTGCATCGAAGAGGCCCTCGATTCTGTGGCCCTGATGGCAGGGGAGAAGGGGTTGAACCTGGCATATAAGATAGACAGGGCCATGGCGGCGGGGATCTGCAGCGATCGCAATAAGCTAAAGCAGATACTGGTCAGATTGCTGGATGATGTCGTCAGGTTCACTGAGAAAGGCGAGGTCCTAATATCAGCATCATCCAAGGACTGCGCAGGCTATTGCGAGGTTCATTTTACCATCAGCGATACGGGTACGGGCATAACGCCCGAGAGGATGGAAATACTCTTCGAATCATACAGCGAGGTTATGGATCGGCTCTCCCGCTCCTTCTGTCAGACGGACTTTGAGTCGTTCAGCGGAATTGACTCCCCCCAGGGAGGCAATCCAGGTGCCAGCATCGGCCTTGCCATAAGCCGCAGATTGGTGGAGATGATGGGAGGGAGAATCTGGGCAGAGAGCATTCCCGGAAAGGGATCGACATTTCATTTTTTCATCAAGGCACGGCAGGCTGATCTCAAATCCCCTTACTCAGGGATCCAGCCCAGGCTGGAAGGAAAACGAATTCTCATCATAGGGAAGAGCGCGACCAATAAAGATATTCTCCGCCATATCGCTCTGGACTGGGGTATCCTCCCAGTAGCTGTTGAATGGAGCGAATCGACGAGAAATCTGATCCAGAGCGCCATACCCTTCGACCTCATCCTACTCGATACCTGGGGGGGCAGATGA
- a CDS encoding RNA ligase partner protein: protein MLRQRFVLDTTALTDSMAWESEGASDICEGMNAILDRISEGRLHLGVSCYIPYPSVYNEIKDFARHNNCDSRVLGKVDTWLVKKTPDRYKVKVPSKIFYEYVDYMRSRINKGMNISEEAVWESVSRCIALSEREGDLREMKDEIEREVVGSIIRKFREKYRAALRYGILDSAPDIDVLLLAKELDAAVVSQDLGIQRWAEQLGLRFMESRSFPIMIKEYLNALPEFYIEDRGENRMI, encoded by the coding sequence ATGTTGCGCCAAAGGTTCGTTCTGGATACAACAGCACTTACAGACTCCATGGCCTGGGAGAGCGAGGGCGCCAGTGACATCTGTGAAGGAATGAATGCCATACTGGATCGTATCTCTGAGGGCAGGCTGCATCTGGGAGTCAGCTGCTATATACCATATCCCTCCGTCTACAATGAGATCAAGGATTTCGCCAGGCATAATAACTGCGACTCCCGCGTCCTGGGAAAGGTGGATACCTGGCTGGTCAAGAAGACTCCAGACAGATATAAGGTCAAGGTGCCCTCAAAGATCTTTTATGAGTACGTGGACTATATGAGAAGCCGCATAAACAAGGGGATGAACATATCAGAGGAGGCAGTATGGGAATCGGTCTCCAGATGCATTGCATTGTCGGAGAGAGAGGGCGATCTGAGAGAGATGAAGGATGAGATCGAAAGAGAGGTCGTGGGAAGCATTATCAGGAAATTCCGGGAGAAGTACAGAGCAGCACTCCGCTATGGAATCCTGGATAGCGCGCCGGACATCGATGTTCTTCTCCTGGCCAAGGAACTGGACGCTGCTGTCGTCTCCCAGGATCTGGGAATTCAGCGCTGGGCTGAGCAACTAGGCCTGAGATTCATGGAATCCAGGTCGTTTCCCATTATGATTAAAGAGTACTTGAATGCTCTGCCTGAATTTTATATAGAAGATAGAGGGGAGAACAGGATGATATGA
- a CDS encoding HEAT repeat domain-containing protein, which produces MDKAHELIKKLGQSDDYFERQKAAWALVNLGEEAVDIVAEALEKGEFSDLRYKSAWILGKTGSPRAIKPLCYALLSDPDHVVREWSAAALEALGNQEAVQPLVLAMKRDGSRDVRLRAAMALRSLKAAEAFRELLSYDDPEIRGMAVTGLGKIGDLEALSDVARLIGDENAEVRRRVAAYMGDIAREEALEHLAALLRDGDVDVRCEALKSLGRVKGERAADLALASLPDEEWKVRYTAVTALGEIGHERAFEALVDVMFGKDDEEIRAWAAWSLGEIGDERAIEPLQQAFRTCPTEVMKKARDSLVEVFGQEI; this is translated from the coding sequence ATGGACAAGGCTCATGAACTTATAAAGAAGCTCGGCCAGAGCGATGACTATTTTGAACGGCAGAAGGCAGCATGGGCCCTGGTGAACCTGGGTGAAGAGGCGGTGGATATCGTTGCTGAAGCTTTGGAGAAGGGGGAGTTCTCCGACCTGCGCTATAAATCCGCCTGGATCCTGGGAAAGACGGGATCTCCAAGAGCAATCAAGCCCCTCTGTTATGCCCTGCTCAGCGACCCGGATCATGTCGTTCGCGAGTGGTCTGCTGCCGCCCTGGAGGCTCTGGGCAACCAAGAGGCGGTCCAGCCCCTGGTACTGGCTATGAAGAGGGATGGCTCTCGGGATGTCCGTTTGCGGGCGGCTATGGCCCTGCGCTCTCTTAAGGCTGCAGAGGCCTTCCGGGAGCTATTGAGCTATGATGATCCTGAGATTCGGGGGATGGCAGTCACCGGCCTGGGGAAGATCGGGGACCTGGAGGCTCTATCGGATGTTGCCCGGCTGATCGGAGACGAGAACGCTGAGGTGCGGAGGAGGGTGGCGGCCTATATGGGGGATATTGCCCGCGAGGAGGCATTGGAGCATCTGGCGGCGCTCCTCAGGGATGGCGATGTGGATGTGCGCTGCGAGGCCCTGAAGTCCCTGGGAAGAGTAAAGGGGGAGAGGGCGGCTGATCTTGCCCTTGCTTCTCTGCCGGACGAGGAATGGAAGGTGCGTTATACTGCAGTCACCGCCCTGGGGGAGATAGGACATGAGAGAGCCTTTGAAGCCCTGGTGGATGTGATGTTCGGCAAGGATGATGAGGAGATCAGGGCCTGGGCGGCCTGGAGCCTGGGAGAGATCGGGGACGAGAGAGCAATAGAGCCCTTGCAGCAGGCATTCAGGACCTGTCCTACAGAAGTGATGAAGAAGGCGAGGGATTCGCTGGTGGAGGTATTCGGGCAGGAGATCTAG
- a CDS encoding response regulator — protein MDLSNLLLKRPVKLSSLHDALTRALAPLPLQAESLIASQKACDSSGRRVLLVEDNISNQKVTVAMLKRLGYQTDLASNGIEALKAMENRDYDIVLMDLRMPGMNGLEATEAIRKRWPDRRTKILALTAFALQGDRERCLAAGMDDYISKPVRMDELKRLLKKHC, from the coding sequence ATGGATCTTTCGAATCTGCTCCTGAAAAGGCCGGTTAAGCTCTCAAGTCTTCACGATGCCCTGACCAGGGCCCTCGCCCCCCTGCCTCTTCAGGCAGAGAGTCTGATTGCTTCCCAGAAGGCCTGTGACTCCTCTGGGAGAAGAGTACTGCTGGTAGAGGATAATATCTCCAATCAGAAGGTGACTGTTGCCATGCTCAAGCGCCTGGGGTATCAGACAGACCTGGCCTCCAATGGGATCGAGGCGCTGAAGGCTATGGAGAATCGCGATTATGATATCGTTCTGATGGATCTGAGAATGCCGGGGATGAATGGCCTTGAGGCCACAGAGGCCATCCGGAAGCGCTGGCCAGATAGAAGGACGAAGATATTAGCCCTCACGGCATTCGCCCTGCAGGGAGACAGAGAGAGATGCCTTGCCGCCGGAATGGACGATTATATCAGCAAGCCAGTGCGGATGGATGAGCTGAAAAGGCTGCTGAAAAAACACTGCTGA
- a CDS encoding Fic family protein codes for MASLMAWAAGAERSGLPAPLIAGLLHYQFVTIHPYYDGNGRTARLLATFILHKSGYGLNGFFSLEEHHARDLQGYYRALTVHPHHNYYFGRSEADLTPWLEYFISALAAVFESVRLAAQKYAAEGQEAEPEDLRRLDHRARAVFGLFAGRETITSPQVAAELGLSERMARNLLKDWVKDGWLEVADPSRRARSYRLSAKYRQYIGSLSAITQR; via the coding sequence ATGGCCTCCCTGATGGCCTGGGCAGCTGGGGCTGAGAGGTCCGGGCTGCCCGCTCCCCTCATCGCCGGCCTGCTCCATTATCAGTTCGTCACCATCCACCCCTACTACGACGGCAACGGCAGAACTGCTCGCCTGCTGGCAACCTTCATCCTGCACAAAAGCGGCTATGGCCTGAACGGCTTCTTCTCCCTGGAAGAGCACCATGCCCGCGATCTGCAGGGCTACTATCGGGCATTGACCGTCCATCCTCACCACAACTACTACTTCGGCAGAAGCGAGGCTGACCTCACTCCCTGGCTGGAATACTTCATCTCCGCCCTGGCCGCGGTCTTTGAGTCCGTCCGGCTCGCTGCCCAAAAGTACGCTGCGGAGGGCCAGGAGGCCGAGCCGGAGGACCTCCGCCGCCTGGATCACCGGGCAAGAGCCGTCTTCGGCCTCTTTGCCGGAAGAGAGACCATCACTTCTCCCCAGGTGGCCGCCGAGCTGGGCCTCTCCGAGCGCATGGCCAGAAACCTTCTAAAAGATTGGGTGAAAGATGGTTGGCTGGAGGTAGCCGATCCCTCCCGGCGTGCTCGATCCTACCGTTTATCGGCAAAGTATCGGCAATACATCGGCAGCTTATCGGCAATAACTCAGAGATGA
- a CDS encoding DUF128 domain-containing protein, with protein sequence MAAVQPLIFTLARIENLMHQATFDPVDMKGRIITNTTRVNNESLDEILSVFCDTIKSGLAVSPMIKIIPGKRMTKIKTACSLTLCAVMLKNGIPVHPKGGGLVEVVKREPTRFTDMLMYWATTIDPIDVLTAQGLMDITGMMRTGNGRILGNLHEAPMLARNRIEDLLTILARAGFAGVLELGQPNMDVLGVSVERDHVGMALVGGTNLVAAAKECGIELMHESISDLTDIQEMKHIEALL encoded by the coding sequence GTGGCAGCTGTGCAACCTTTGATCTTCACCCTGGCCAGAATCGAGAATCTGATGCATCAGGCGACCTTTGATCCAGTGGATATGAAAGGCAGGATCATCACCAATACAACCAGGGTCAATAATGAATCACTGGATGAGATCCTCTCTGTCTTCTGTGATACCATCAAGAGCGGCCTTGCAGTATCGCCGATGATCAAGATCATCCCGGGAAAGAGGATGACAAAGATCAAGACCGCTTGCAGCCTAACCCTCTGTGCCGTCATGCTCAAGAATGGCATACCAGTCCATCCCAAAGGAGGGGGGCTGGTGGAGGTGGTGAAAAGAGAGCCTACCAGATTCACAGATATGCTCATGTACTGGGCTACCACTATCGATCCCATCGATGTCCTCACTGCTCAGGGCCTGATGGATATAACTGGAATGATGCGCACTGGAAACGGCCGGATCCTGGGAAACCTTCATGAGGCCCCAATGCTCGCCCGCAATAGGATTGAGGATCTGCTCACGATCCTGGCCCGGGCAGGATTCGCCGGAGTGCTGGAGCTGGGCCAGCCGAATATGGATGTTCTGGGGGTGTCAGTGGAGAGGGATCATGTGGGGATGGCACTGGTAGGGGGAACCAATCTGGTGGCTGCAGCGAAGGAGTGCGGGATTGAGCTGATGCACGAGTCGATCAGCGACCTTACGGATATCCAGGAGATGAAGCATATAGAAGCGCTTCTTTAG
- a CDS encoding ATP-dependent DNA helicase yields MYLDYFPYESLRPQQDRMLDAVYDVVSRGKQGILMIDAPTGTGKTSCISAALAAAPGKIVVAVRTVSQIDIYIDEINRIWSKTRHKPEIAYMVGKQRICPLEGEFRGESVYAGCSRLREWSKNYVSSRIAKGNASVYDPFADNMPEEEPGYRTFCPYYLRSREAFEINGTVHFRRSSRALDVVEGLKRRITPPSGLQSSCQGICPYEIMSLYAKNSDIVIMNYSHLFSPDFQDVIFQWLEMDAEKVTLIIDEAHNLGDAVRSMNSRHLSLRTIDLSETEVEKFEGTLGQARLDESREEASWRREGIRVIRLLLPRLRRFLSSRLERMPEGEALMDADLFRAFLYDGIDDIDDALSYFSDVAVAVADLNLAEGDRENLQGDIQPSLALVLLFLRDVEAAEKDIALQRKIVVTGSGKKKLVRLEVNNIDPAANIRRITDNINATIMLSGTFSPLEAYELYCLGEEGRAKKLSLPNPFPRENRLLLAAKKATTYLEQREDIDNREEISGHIRSLIECVPGNVAVFFTSYPMMNNYRDLCLASSRRVGKRLCVEPRSAEEVPELLDQFFSLGARGGGVLTGVCGGKLAEGIDYKGEALKGVAVVGLPLAAYDEIQREINSYYTMKYGRTKGMLIAYTLPAINRGLQAAGRVIRAESERGVLLFCDRRFKDDDLGGVNRFLPSWVRDELIVVDAREGRELIRERIKGWGGENKAVDDPGGGSEIIPDGGSKAGPHKRRGARRGSKRDLRELARSLGLGGHSPRGNAAPRGSGRSGG; encoded by the coding sequence GTGTACCTGGATTATTTCCCCTATGAGTCCCTCCGGCCTCAACAGGACAGGATGCTGGATGCAGTCTATGATGTGGTGAGCAGAGGCAAGCAGGGTATTCTGATGATTGATGCTCCCACCGGCACGGGGAAGACCAGTTGCATCAGCGCCGCTCTTGCCGCCGCTCCGGGGAAGATCGTGGTGGCGGTGCGGACGGTCTCGCAGATCGATATCTACATCGATGAGATCAATCGCATCTGGTCCAAGACCCGCCATAAACCGGAGATCGCCTATATGGTGGGAAAGCAGAGGATCTGCCCTCTGGAGGGCGAGTTCCGGGGGGAGAGCGTCTATGCCGGCTGCTCCCGGCTTCGAGAGTGGAGCAAGAACTATGTCTCCTCTCGGATTGCAAAGGGCAATGCCAGCGTCTACGATCCCTTCGCCGATAACATGCCCGAGGAGGAGCCAGGGTACAGAACGTTCTGTCCGTACTACCTGCGAAGCAGAGAGGCTTTTGAGATCAATGGGACTGTGCATTTCCGCCGCTCCTCCCGCGCTTTGGATGTGGTGGAGGGCCTCAAACGAAGGATAACCCCGCCCTCCGGCCTTCAGAGCTCCTGCCAGGGCATCTGCCCCTATGAGATCATGAGCCTTTATGCCAAGAACAGCGATATTGTGATCATGAACTACTCTCATCTCTTCAGTCCGGACTTTCAGGATGTCATCTTCCAGTGGCTGGAGATGGATGCAGAGAAGGTCACATTGATCATAGATGAGGCCCATAATCTGGGAGATGCAGTACGCTCGATGAACTCACGCCACCTCAGCCTGAGGACGATAGACCTCTCTGAGACTGAGGTGGAGAAGTTTGAGGGGACACTAGGGCAGGCGAGGCTGGATGAGAGCAGAGAGGAGGCCTCCTGGAGGAGAGAGGGGATCAGAGTCATACGCCTGCTCCTTCCCAGGCTCAGGAGGTTTCTCTCCAGCCGATTGGAGAGGATGCCGGAGGGGGAGGCCCTGATGGATGCCGATCTGTTCCGTGCATTCCTCTATGATGGGATCGATGACATCGATGATGCATTATCCTATTTCTCAGATGTGGCAGTGGCGGTCGCCGATCTGAACCTGGCTGAGGGGGACAGAGAGAACCTGCAGGGCGATATTCAGCCCAGCCTGGCTTTGGTGCTTCTCTTTCTCAGGGATGTGGAGGCGGCAGAGAAGGATATAGCTCTGCAGAGAAAGATCGTTGTCACCGGCTCAGGCAAAAAGAAGCTCGTCCGGCTGGAGGTCAATAACATCGATCCGGCAGCGAACATCCGCAGGATCACAGACAATATCAATGCCACTATCATGCTCTCAGGCACATTCTCTCCTCTGGAGGCCTATGAGCTCTACTGCCTGGGAGAGGAGGGGAGGGCGAAGAAGCTCAGCCTGCCCAATCCCTTCCCCAGGGAGAACCGGCTCCTTTTAGCGGCTAAGAAGGCCACCACCTATCTGGAGCAGAGGGAGGACATAGACAATAGAGAGGAGATATCAGGACATATCCGGTCGCTGATCGAGTGTGTGCCGGGAAATGTGGCTGTATTCTTCACCTCTTATCCCATGATGAACAACTACCGGGACCTCTGCCTGGCATCCTCCCGCAGGGTTGGAAAGAGGCTCTGCGTCGAGCCGCGCAGTGCCGAGGAGGTCCCCGAGCTCCTGGATCAGTTCTTCTCATTGGGGGCTAGGGGGGGCGGAGTGCTGACAGGCGTGTGCGGAGGAAAGCTGGCAGAGGGCATCGACTATAAAGGCGAGGCCCTGAAGGGGGTGGCAGTGGTCGGGCTGCCTTTGGCGGCCTACGATGAGATCCAAAGGGAGATCAACAGCTACTACACCATGAAATACGGCAGGACCAAGGGAATGCTAATCGCCTATACCCTCCCGGCAATAAACCGGGGGCTCCAGGCTGCTGGAAGGGTCATCCGGGCGGAGTCGGAGAGGGGCGTTCTGCTGTTCTGCGACCGCCGTTTCAAGGATGACGATCTGGGAGGGGTCAATCGATTCCTTCCCAGCTGGGTGAGAGATGAGCTGATCGTTGTTGATGCCAGAGAGGGACGGGAATTGATCCGGGAGAGGATCAAGGGATGGGGAGGAGAGAATAAAGCCGTGGACGATCCCGGAGGAGGCTCAGAGATCATCCCGGATGGAGGCTCAAAGGCTGGGCCTCATAAGAGGAGAGGGGCGCGAAGGGGGAGCAAGAGGGATCTGAGGGAGCTGGCAAGATCATTGGGCCTGGGCGGTCACAGCCCCAGGGGCAATGCCGCCCCCAGGGGTTCGGGCCGGTCTGGAGGATAG
- a CDS encoding Mrp/NBP35 family ATP-binding protein codes for MNEKNEICETCPLKGSCPDQGSEEAVTCMADEIDGIKHKIIVASGKGGVGKSTVSVNLARALQLEGYKVGILDADITGPNIPKLLGIEDQGLVQGADGIKPADAGGIKVASMALVLSRQDSPVVWRGPMKMAAIKQFIQDVTWGGLDYLIIDLPPGTSDEPLSVAQLIPDLSGAIIVTTPQEVALLDTRKAVNMVRAMKLPVIGIIENMAGLACPHCHQRIDIFQSGGGERMAEEMNVRFLGSIPIDPRICSLGDAGQTFVEGEAPAADSFRLIVERLENILR; via the coding sequence ATGAATGAGAAGAATGAGATATGCGAGACATGCCCCCTGAAGGGCTCTTGCCCCGATCAGGGCAGTGAAGAGGCAGTCACGTGCATGGCTGATGAAATAGACGGCATCAAGCATAAGATCATCGTCGCCAGCGGCAAGGGCGGAGTGGGCAAGAGCACAGTATCTGTCAACCTGGCCCGTGCCCTCCAGTTGGAGGGATATAAGGTTGGGATTCTCGATGCCGATATCACCGGCCCGAATATTCCGAAGCTCCTGGGGATTGAGGATCAAGGGCTGGTGCAGGGGGCAGATGGGATAAAGCCCGCCGATGCCGGGGGCATCAAGGTGGCCTCCATGGCCCTTGTTCTCTCCCGCCAGGACTCGCCCGTGGTCTGGAGGGGGCCGATGAAGATGGCGGCCATCAAGCAGTTCATCCAGGATGTGACCTGGGGAGGGCTCGATTATCTGATCATAGACCTTCCGCCTGGCACCAGCGACGAGCCTCTGAGCGTGGCCCAGCTCATACCCGACCTCAGCGGGGCGATAATCGTCACCACCCCCCAGGAGGTCGCACTGCTCGACACCCGCAAAGCAGTGAACATGGTCAGGGCGATGAAGCTGCCGGTCATTGGCATTATCGAGAATATGGCAGGCCTGGCCTGTCCCCACTGCCATCAGAGGATAGACATCTTCCAAAGCGGCGGCGGGGAGAGGATGGCAGAGGAGATGAATGTGAGATTTCTGGGCTCCATTCCCATCGATCCCCGGATCTGCTCCCTGGGCGATGCCGGCCAGACCTTCGTCGAGGGAGAGGCGCCGGCTGCGGATAGCTTCCGCCTTATTGTGGAGAGGCTGGAGAATATCCTGAGATAG
- a CDS encoding DUF555 domain-containing protein: MPNFNVLLEGAWLVRDVKTEDDAIGVAISEAGKRLNQRKMDFVEVEVGQWDCPECKEPLNGVFLVASTALVALLFEIKIFNAESEEHAGRIAKSTVGKALGTIPLRVIEVDQID, translated from the coding sequence ATGCCTAATTTCAACGTCTTGCTGGAGGGTGCCTGGCTGGTAAGAGATGTCAAGACTGAGGATGATGCCATTGGTGTGGCCATCTCTGAGGCGGGCAAGAGATTGAACCAGAGAAAGATGGACTTTGTGGAGGTGGAGGTGGGCCAGTGGGATTGTCCGGAATGCAAAGAGCCATTAAATGGCGTCTTTCTCGTTGCCAGCACAGCGCTGGTGGCCCTTCTATTCGAGATCAAGATATTCAATGCAGAGAGCGAGGAGCATGCAGGCAGGATCGCCAAGTCCACTGTAGGAAAGGCTCTGGGCACCATCCCGCTGCGGGTGATCGAGGTCGATCAGATCGATTGA